Proteins encoded by one window of Halorubrum ruber:
- a CDS encoding DUF7122 family protein: MSDDEPGAAPTNDGQQFDRLPETPADREIEGRASRAEVLDWWDERFGIEKEVFEEYSFWEKGAGKIWIFNGEATDPSEVEAVGMTFLRTRQEHWKPTGRAVSRFGSRATKNVIELDPAQAATFAAGDDQDIPEWDGDWGYLIATHEVAGERVPIGVGLYLYDELRSVVPKGSRADLPVVE, from the coding sequence ATGAGCGACGACGAACCGGGAGCGGCACCCACCAACGACGGGCAGCAGTTCGATCGCCTCCCCGAGACGCCCGCCGACCGAGAGATCGAGGGCCGCGCGAGCCGCGCGGAAGTCCTCGATTGGTGGGACGAGCGGTTCGGGATCGAGAAAGAGGTGTTCGAGGAATACAGCTTCTGGGAGAAGGGGGCGGGGAAGATCTGGATCTTCAACGGCGAGGCGACCGACCCGAGCGAGGTGGAGGCTGTCGGAATGACGTTCCTCCGGACGCGGCAGGAGCACTGGAAGCCGACCGGGCGTGCGGTCTCGCGGTTCGGATCGCGCGCGACGAAGAACGTGATCGAACTGGATCCGGCGCAAGCGGCTACCTTCGCGGCGGGGGATGATCAGGACATCCCCGAGTGGGACGGCGACTGGGGATACCTGATCGCGACTCACGAGGTTGCTGGTGAACGCGTGCCGATCGGGGTGGGGCTGTATTTATACGACGAACTGCGCTCCGTGGTCCCGAAGGGCAGTCGGGCCGACCTGCCCGTCGTGGAGTGA
- a CDS encoding proteasome assembly chaperone family protein: MARISVLDDDVSLDEPTLIEGFPGVGLVGKIATDHMIDVHEMTHYANVHCDGLPPVAVYRESETAATTPVRLYADPENDLVALRSDVPVNPAAATEVAACLGSWFDEAELFPVFLSGLGREKGEAPPDLYGIATGNGAEALGRAKVSEPSESGLVSGPTGAMLAAALENDRDAVGLVVESDPKFPDPEAARVLIADGIDPIAGIETPTDGLVEQATEIRNAKQQLAERMRQATEESSQAEPLKMFQ; this comes from the coding sequence ATGGCACGCATCTCCGTCCTTGACGACGACGTCTCGCTGGACGAGCCCACCCTGATCGAGGGGTTCCCCGGCGTCGGCCTCGTCGGGAAGATCGCGACCGACCACATGATCGACGTTCACGAGATGACCCACTACGCGAACGTCCACTGCGACGGGCTCCCGCCGGTGGCCGTCTACCGCGAGTCCGAGACGGCCGCGACGACGCCCGTGCGGCTGTACGCGGACCCCGAGAACGACCTCGTCGCGCTCCGCAGCGACGTGCCCGTCAACCCGGCCGCGGCGACGGAGGTCGCGGCGTGCCTCGGCTCGTGGTTCGACGAGGCCGAGCTGTTCCCGGTCTTCCTGTCGGGGCTCGGCCGCGAGAAGGGCGAGGCGCCGCCGGACCTGTACGGGATCGCGACCGGAAACGGCGCCGAGGCGCTCGGGCGCGCGAAAGTGTCCGAACCGTCCGAGTCCGGGCTCGTCTCCGGCCCGACGGGCGCGATGCTCGCGGCGGCGCTCGAAAACGACCGCGACGCGGTCGGGCTCGTCGTCGAGTCGGACCCGAAGTTCCCCGACCCCGAGGCGGCGCGGGTGCTCATCGCCGACGGTATCGACCCCATCGCGGGGATCGAGACGCCGACCGACGGGCTCGTCGAGCAGGCGACCGAGATCCGGAACGCGAAACAGCAGCTCGCCGAGCGGATGCGGCAGGCGACAGAGGAGAGCTCGCAGGCCGAGCCGCTGAAGATGTTCCAGTAG
- a CDS encoding ribbon-helix-helix domain-containing protein, producing the protein MPRVKITVPEHLEMQIAQMVEEGEFLNREEAVEELLSTGIKAYKTSGPRDDDDSNSGFEEEGMMGHEDEYVF; encoded by the coding sequence ATGCCACGAGTGAAGATAACCGTGCCGGAGCATCTGGAGATGCAGATCGCCCAGATGGTCGAGGAGGGAGAGTTCCTCAACCGGGAGGAGGCGGTCGAGGAGCTGCTGTCGACTGGCATCAAGGCGTACAAGACGAGCGGTCCCCGGGACGACGACGACTCCAACAGCGGGTTCGAGGAGGAGGGGATGATGGGCCACGAAGACGAGTACGTCTTCTGA
- a CDS encoding sulfite oxidase-like oxidoreductase, whose product MTESGVEAAEDLTDLYREYGDDRLPPGQRETDGFPVLSKSGTPSWNPETFELELWGAVEEPRSFTLDEFRDLPAVTQRQDFHCVTGWSKFDCEFTGVAFADLAERAGVRDEAEHVMFHSLDGYTTDLPLDECTKPGVQLAYGFDGDDLPADHGGPIRVVTPHKYAYKGAKWVSGVEFLTEPELGYWEKRGYSDTANPWNEERYS is encoded by the coding sequence ATGACAGAGTCCGGCGTCGAGGCCGCCGAGGATCTCACCGACCTCTACCGCGAGTACGGCGACGACCGGCTCCCGCCGGGGCAGCGCGAGACCGACGGTTTCCCGGTCCTCTCGAAGAGCGGAACGCCCTCGTGGAACCCGGAGACGTTCGAGCTCGAGCTGTGGGGCGCCGTCGAGGAGCCGCGCTCGTTCACGCTCGACGAGTTCCGCGACCTGCCGGCCGTCACCCAACGGCAGGACTTCCACTGCGTGACGGGGTGGAGCAAGTTCGACTGCGAGTTCACCGGGGTCGCGTTCGCGGACCTGGCCGAGCGCGCCGGCGTCCGCGACGAGGCGGAACACGTGATGTTCCACTCGCTGGACGGCTACACCACCGACCTCCCGCTCGACGAGTGTACGAAGCCGGGCGTCCAGCTCGCGTACGGCTTCGACGGCGACGACCTCCCGGCCGACCACGGCGGGCCGATCCGGGTCGTCACGCCGCACAAGTACGCGTACAAGGGCGCGAAGTGGGTCTCGGGCGTGGAGTTCCTCACCGAGCCCGAACTCGGCTACTGGGAGAAGCGCGGGTACAGCGACACGGCGAACCCCTGGAACGAGGAGCGGTACAGCTAA
- a CDS encoding UPF0058 family protein, with amino-acid sequence MHKDELLELHEQMVTIMEHFRAQETVDGSLFDPYDELEVDPSHVHKSKSEHKHAVFVLGNALANAMSEDEFSPAGRVGKRMEELADDAENKI; translated from the coding sequence ATGCACAAGGACGAGCTGCTCGAACTCCACGAACAGATGGTGACGATTATGGAACACTTCCGCGCGCAGGAGACCGTCGACGGCTCGCTGTTCGACCCCTACGACGAGCTTGAGGTCGACCCTTCCCACGTCCACAAGTCGAAAAGCGAGCACAAACACGCCGTGTTCGTCCTCGGTAACGCCTTAGCGAACGCGATGAGCGAAGACGAGTTCTCGCCCGCCGGCCGCGTCGGCAAGCGGATGGAGGAGCTCGCTGACGACGCCGAGAACAAGATCTGA
- a CDS encoding DUF790 family protein, with product MLRKDLLRVSRAGGGYRPQFTGREHRPLAARVLGAFESHVGERRGDLDDALAELEADAAARNGDFKLVRGLAALVERECEFETRAPVPPRRVRRAAFEAAEAIGVASEAEREVAVERAADALGIESEAVDASLYADRDVEQVLVDADVRWDPDALLAQYDLSLAQTALFDATEVRVRSNDPKRLVSAVKRLRLMYEVEKTPEGRELVVTGPDRLFSRTRRYGTAFARLLRTAAESAEWSLEATIDDRGRERTMRLSDGDVTVPDVEPVAEPDFDSGVEADFAGRVRGLDLDWTLVREPEPLETGASVMIPDFAFDYDHADFRLFFEVMGFWTPEYVEKKLGQLADVEDVDLLVAVDESLGVGEEIAARDHRVVTYSGTVRVKDVVDVLREYEAEFVADAAADLPDTLSPDADAIGLDNLADERGVSVEALADKSFPDHERIGRTLVRPAVIETLAEEIEAGMALSEAEATLDEYGVDDASAALSRLGYRVEWEGLGGGTVREKSE from the coding sequence GTGCTACGGAAGGACCTCCTGCGCGTCTCCCGGGCGGGCGGCGGCTACCGCCCGCAGTTCACCGGCCGGGAACACCGTCCGCTCGCGGCCCGCGTCCTCGGGGCGTTCGAGTCGCACGTCGGCGAGCGGCGCGGCGACCTCGACGACGCGCTGGCGGAGCTGGAGGCCGACGCCGCCGCGCGGAACGGCGACTTCAAGCTCGTCCGCGGGCTCGCGGCGCTCGTCGAGCGCGAGTGCGAGTTCGAGACGCGCGCGCCGGTCCCGCCGCGTCGCGTCCGCCGGGCCGCGTTCGAGGCGGCGGAGGCGATCGGCGTCGCGAGCGAGGCGGAGCGGGAGGTCGCGGTCGAGCGCGCGGCCGACGCGCTCGGGATCGAGTCCGAGGCGGTGGACGCCTCGCTGTACGCCGACCGCGACGTCGAGCAGGTCCTCGTCGACGCCGACGTGCGGTGGGACCCGGACGCGCTCTTGGCGCAGTACGACCTCTCCTTGGCCCAGACCGCGCTGTTCGACGCCACCGAGGTCCGCGTGCGGTCGAACGACCCGAAACGGCTCGTCTCCGCCGTCAAGCGACTCCGACTGATGTACGAGGTCGAGAAGACGCCGGAGGGCCGCGAGCTCGTCGTCACCGGCCCGGACCGGCTGTTCTCGCGCACGCGACGCTACGGGACCGCCTTCGCGCGGCTGCTCCGGACGGCCGCGGAGTCGGCGGAGTGGTCGCTTGAGGCGACGATCGACGACCGCGGCCGCGAGCGCACGATGCGCCTCTCGGACGGCGACGTGACGGTGCCCGACGTTGAGCCCGTCGCGGAGCCCGACTTCGACAGCGGGGTCGAGGCAGACTTCGCCGGGCGCGTCCGCGGGCTCGACCTCGACTGGACCCTGGTTCGCGAGCCGGAGCCGCTCGAAACCGGCGCGAGCGTGATGATCCCGGACTTCGCCTTCGACTACGACCATGCCGACTTCAGGCTCTTCTTCGAGGTGATGGGCTTCTGGACGCCCGAGTACGTCGAAAAGAAGCTCGGCCAGCTCGCGGACGTGGAGGACGTTGACCTCCTCGTGGCCGTCGACGAGAGCCTCGGCGTCGGCGAGGAGATCGCGGCCCGCGACCACCGCGTCGTCACCTACTCCGGGACGGTGCGCGTGAAGGACGTCGTCGACGTGCTCCGCGAGTACGAGGCCGAGTTCGTCGCGGACGCGGCCGCCGACCTCCCCGACACCCTCTCGCCCGACGCCGACGCCATCGGCCTTGACAACCTCGCTGACGAGCGCGGCGTGAGCGTCGAGGCGCTAGCGGACAAGTCGTTCCCCGACCACGAGCGAATCGGGCGGACGCTCGTGCGGCCGGCGGTGATAGAGACGCTCGCCGAGGAAATCGAGGCCGGGATGGCGCTCTCGGAGGCCGAAGCGACCCTCGACGAGTACGGCGTCGACGACGCGAGCGCCGCGCTCTCGCGGCTCGGCTATCGGGTCGAGTGGGAGGGGCTCGGCGGCGGGACAGTTCGGGAGAAATCGGAATAA
- a CDS encoding tRNA uridine(34) 5-carboxymethylaminomethyl modification radical SAM/GNAT enzyme Elp3, with the protein MSTDAAGDAESDDAAGDADPADSEAFVRTCEHLVDRILDGEIKRDDLERAKLDACSEFGSPKVPKNTEILDHAPAEHRDDVIEVVQRKPVRTASGVSPVAIMTSPELCPHGKCLYCPGGPASEFSSAQSYTGHEPAAARGEQNDYDPYGQVTLRLEQLRKIGHPVDKVELILMGGTMTARSHDYQEWFVKRALQAMNDYDLDKEPEPAEGESFAPDPEATEFEYLEDVIAENETNEIRNIGTTFETKPDWCDPEQIDRMLDLGGTKVEVGVQTTYERINREMHRGHGNEASRNANRRLRDAAFKVGFHMMPGQPGMTREMCLEDFRQLFENPDWRPDYLKIYPTLVVEGTRVYDRWRRDDFDPLTSEEAADLVADAMDHIPKYTRLQRVQRDIPADFIDAGVQKSNLRQLAAQRAEEKGIVQRDVRAREVGHNDADPDPDDVELDVLTYEAGGGTEHFISFEDPVRDLLVGFCRLRFPSFAPDQPGAPGTEGDPIRPELEDAALVRELHVYGNEVGIGGDGDWQHQGYGTKLLERAEELSRDAGYEKIAVISGIGAREYYRNKLGYRQDGPYVSKRL; encoded by the coding sequence ATGAGTACCGACGCGGCGGGCGACGCCGAGTCCGACGACGCCGCCGGAGACGCCGACCCCGCTGACTCCGAGGCGTTCGTCCGCACCTGCGAACACCTCGTCGACCGCATCCTCGACGGGGAAATCAAGCGCGACGACCTCGAACGCGCCAAGCTCGACGCCTGCTCGGAGTTCGGCTCGCCGAAGGTGCCGAAGAACACCGAGATCCTCGACCACGCGCCCGCCGAACACCGCGACGACGTGATCGAGGTGGTCCAGCGGAAGCCCGTCCGGACCGCCTCGGGCGTCTCGCCCGTCGCGATCATGACCTCGCCGGAGCTGTGTCCGCACGGGAAGTGCCTCTACTGTCCCGGCGGGCCGGCCTCGGAGTTCTCCTCGGCGCAGTCGTACACGGGCCACGAGCCGGCCGCCGCCCGCGGCGAGCAGAACGACTACGACCCGTACGGGCAGGTCACGCTCCGGCTCGAACAGCTCCGGAAGATCGGGCACCCGGTCGACAAGGTCGAGCTAATCTTGATGGGCGGGACGATGACGGCCCGCTCGCACGACTACCAGGAGTGGTTCGTCAAGCGCGCGCTGCAGGCGATGAACGACTACGACCTCGACAAGGAGCCGGAGCCGGCCGAGGGGGAGTCGTTCGCGCCGGACCCCGAGGCGACCGAGTTCGAGTACCTCGAGGACGTGATCGCCGAAAACGAGACCAACGAGATCCGCAACATCGGCACTACCTTCGAGACGAAGCCCGACTGGTGTGACCCGGAGCAGATCGACCGGATGCTCGATCTCGGCGGCACGAAGGTCGAGGTCGGCGTCCAGACCACCTACGAGCGCATCAACCGCGAGATGCACCGCGGGCATGGTAACGAGGCCTCCCGCAACGCGAACCGCCGCCTGCGCGACGCCGCGTTCAAGGTCGGCTTCCACATGATGCCGGGCCAGCCGGGGATGACCCGCGAGATGTGCCTGGAGGACTTCCGGCAGCTGTTCGAGAACCCGGACTGGCGCCCCGACTACCTGAAGATATACCCCACCCTCGTCGTCGAGGGGACCCGCGTGTACGACCGCTGGCGCCGCGACGACTTCGACCCGCTCACGAGCGAGGAGGCGGCCGACCTCGTCGCCGACGCCATGGACCACATCCCGAAGTACACGCGGCTCCAGCGCGTCCAGCGCGACATCCCCGCGGACTTCATCGACGCGGGCGTCCAGAAGTCGAACCTCCGCCAGCTCGCGGCCCAGCGCGCCGAGGAGAAGGGGATCGTCCAGCGCGACGTCCGCGCCCGGGAGGTCGGGCACAACGACGCCGATCCGGACCCCGACGACGTCGAACTCGACGTGCTCACCTACGAGGCCGGCGGCGGCACCGAGCACTTCATCTCCTTCGAGGACCCGGTCCGCGACCTGCTCGTCGGCTTCTGTCGCCTGCGGTTCCCCTCCTTCGCCCCGGACCAGCCCGGCGCGCCGGGCACCGAGGGCGACCCGATCCGCCCGGAGCTCGAAGACGCCGCCTTGGTCCGCGAGCTCCACGTGTACGGCAACGAGGTCGGCATCGGCGGCGACGGCGACTGGCAGCATCAGGGGTACGGGACGAAGCTCTTAGAACGCGCCGAGGAACTGTCCCGCGACGCCGGCTACGAGAAAATCGCGGTCATCTCCGGCATCGGCGCCCGCGAGTACTACCGGAACAAGCTCGGCTACCGACAGGACGGGCCGTACGTGTCGAAGCGATTGTAG
- a CDS encoding METTL5 family protein, protein MATKRSLATKLGVVAGFERPDAALEQYPTPPELAAHVVHLADLHGDVDGRTVIDLGAGTGMLALAAALRGPARVVGLELDGSALATARANERRVAASAPVHWVRGDATRPPLAVAEPATVVMNPPFGAQDGNRNADREFLAVASDLAAVSYSVHNAGSQEFVEAFAADEGGEVTHAFAAEFRIDAQFDHHTDAAREIDTEVYRIEWE, encoded by the coding sequence ATGGCGACAAAGCGGTCGCTCGCGACCAAGCTCGGCGTCGTCGCCGGCTTCGAGCGTCCCGACGCGGCCCTCGAACAGTACCCGACGCCCCCGGAGTTAGCCGCCCACGTCGTCCACCTCGCGGACCTCCACGGCGACGTCGACGGCCGAACCGTGATCGACTTGGGCGCCGGTACGGGGATGCTCGCGCTGGCCGCCGCGCTGCGCGGCCCCGCTCGCGTCGTCGGCCTCGAGCTCGATGGGAGCGCGCTCGCGACCGCCCGGGCCAACGAGCGGCGCGTCGCCGCCAGCGCCCCCGTTCACTGGGTCCGCGGCGACGCTACCCGCCCGCCGCTCGCCGTCGCGGAGCCCGCGACGGTCGTGATGAACCCCCCGTTCGGCGCGCAGGACGGGAACCGCAACGCGGACCGCGAGTTCCTCGCGGTCGCGAGCGACCTCGCGGCCGTCTCCTACTCGGTCCACAACGCCGGCAGTCAGGAGTTCGTCGAGGCGTTCGCCGCCGACGAGGGCGGCGAGGTGACCCACGCGTTCGCGGCCGAGTTCCGGATCGACGCGCAGTTCGACCACCACACCGACGCGGCGCGCGAGATCGACACCGAAGTGTACCGGATCGAGTGGGAGTAG
- a CDS encoding isochorismate synthase, producing the protein MERARSRSSPPLVSRTTAVDEPAFAGAFDALPSPRTTWSAPDDALVLGGGAAATLTADGGDRFGAIREAATELFESGDVHAGTEAARPRVFGGFAFHEGACDGDPWGPFPEARFVLPRVQLTIADNGAWLTVNAVGADADASAVEDRLAREVDRFAALDRRDSGETGESAAASRPPRPGISESRRTTSREAWRESVGAAVDRIRDGDLRKVVLAQALEADLAADFPRAATLERLAEKYPDCHRYWFEPDGGDSAFFGATPERLVSLRGRTVETDALAGTTGRGETPAEDEWLAQELLDDEKNVHEHELVAETVRDQLEPFAASVSAGERRVRRLATVQHLHTPITAELDADRHVLDLVEALHPTPAVGGLPPDRALATIRETEPFDRGWYAAPVGWIDAAGNGAFAVAIRSAVASRRRATLFAGVGIVSDSDPDREWDEVQLKYRPILDELEGDGEEDADRGGR; encoded by the coding sequence ATGGAACGGGCGCGCTCTCGGTCGTCGCCGCCGCTGGTCAGCCGGACTACGGCGGTCGACGAACCGGCGTTCGCGGGGGCGTTCGACGCGCTCCCGTCGCCGCGCACGACCTGGAGCGCGCCCGACGACGCGCTGGTGCTCGGCGGCGGCGCGGCCGCGACGCTCACCGCCGACGGCGGCGACCGGTTCGGGGCGATCCGGGAGGCAGCGACCGAGCTGTTCGAGTCGGGTGATGTCCACGCCGGCACCGAGGCGGCTCGTCCCCGCGTCTTCGGGGGGTTCGCCTTCCACGAGGGCGCCTGCGACGGCGACCCGTGGGGGCCGTTTCCGGAGGCGCGGTTCGTGTTACCGCGGGTCCAGCTGACGATAGCGGACAACGGCGCGTGGCTCACCGTCAACGCGGTCGGCGCCGACGCGGACGCGTCCGCCGTTGAGGACCGCTTGGCGCGCGAGGTCGACCGGTTCGCCGCGCTCGACCGACGCGACTCCGGGGAGACGGGCGAGAGCGCGGCCGCCTCTCGGCCGCCCCGCCCGGGGATCAGCGAGAGCCGCCGGACGACGAGCCGCGAGGCGTGGCGCGAGAGCGTCGGCGCCGCGGTCGACCGGATCCGCGACGGCGACCTCCGGAAGGTGGTGTTGGCGCAGGCGCTGGAGGCCGACCTCGCGGCCGACTTCCCGCGCGCGGCGACGCTCGAACGCCTCGCGGAGAAGTACCCGGACTGCCACCGCTACTGGTTCGAGCCGGACGGGGGGGACAGCGCCTTCTTCGGCGCCACGCCGGAGCGGTTAGTCTCGCTCCGCGGCCGCACCGTCGAGACCGACGCGCTCGCCGGGACGACCGGGCGCGGCGAGACGCCGGCAGAAGACGAGTGGCTCGCGCAGGAGCTCCTCGACGACGAGAAGAACGTCCACGAGCACGAGCTCGTCGCTGAGACGGTCCGCGACCAGCTGGAGCCGTTCGCGGCGTCGGTCTCCGCGGGCGAGCGCCGCGTCCGGCGGCTCGCGACGGTCCAGCACCTCCATACGCCGATCACCGCCGAGCTCGACGCGGACCGCCACGTCCTCGACCTCGTCGAGGCGCTCCACCCGACGCCCGCGGTCGGCGGGCTCCCGCCGGACCGCGCGCTGGCGACGATCCGCGAGACGGAGCCGTTCGACCGCGGCTGGTACGCCGCGCCGGTCGGCTGGATCGACGCCGCGGGCAACGGTGCGTTCGCGGTCGCGATCCGCTCGGCCGTGGCGAGCCGCCGGCGGGCCACGCTGTTCGCCGGCGTCGGCATCGTCTCCGACTCCGACCCCGACCGCGAGTGGGACGAGGTCCAGCTGAAGTACCGGCCGATCCTCGACGAACTGGAGGGCGACGGCGAGGAAGACGCCGACCGGGGCGGTCGGTAG
- a CDS encoding rhomboid family intramembrane serine protease yields the protein MVAEALTSDAVHLAAGGVGVVVALAAVYLVDRPSDDWTRAPRSRLLLGVPWGTLLVIAGVIGVYLFVQSGIENPNRPVVIPFRSWSYFYPEGLVWSSFAHAGRGHLTGNLLSALVAGGLAEYAYGHFPDGREVDRGDGLVVRLRRLLSRPRQLPSRLRRLPRRVREVLSRIAAVESPAESPYVRAFLIVPGAAVAFGLLSALFALGPVIGFSVVVFGYWGFALVSRPVAAVVAMAGTTLVGVLYDALRVPVAFAEASPSYGVPGWANVAIQGHALGLIGGALVAVVLLRRRAREQPDEGRGAGSDADPDATAGRWRYHPLSTAVGDDGSRADATERSALLVFGALLLFGASRRLWALYWYLGNERYELYRAVGVGLLALLAAVVAVAAVSRDDPLWPTRAVPEPETLRGGIRSATPATVGLLLLVGALAAVAGPAVVPNLVAVDDGDLPGDPIEVEGYQVTYAEDVEDQLVGVVDVEAFGRSTSVNTSGVIVSDPDREIWTTAVSKGNLAFWGYRAVDVGGTGWRETVWVQRVGWVAANGGPTYRVDAVRNETRRTLYVSDPAQAEPQIDGRNISVAAVEGGFEIRVTHENATVTVPLPEEGTTLEAQGVSIVRGGDRVYAQRGETRVRIAQRERYEGRQ from the coding sequence ATGGTCGCGGAAGCGCTGACGTCGGACGCCGTCCATCTCGCGGCCGGAGGCGTCGGCGTCGTCGTCGCGCTCGCCGCGGTGTACCTCGTCGACCGCCCGAGCGACGACTGGACGCGGGCGCCCCGGTCGCGGCTCCTCCTCGGCGTCCCGTGGGGGACGCTCCTCGTGATCGCCGGCGTGATCGGGGTGTACCTGTTCGTCCAGTCGGGGATCGAGAACCCGAACCGACCGGTGGTGATCCCGTTCCGGTCGTGGTCGTACTTCTACCCCGAGGGGCTCGTCTGGTCCAGCTTCGCGCACGCGGGCCGCGGACACCTCACCGGGAACCTCCTCTCCGCGCTCGTCGCGGGCGGACTCGCGGAGTACGCGTACGGCCACTTCCCCGACGGGCGCGAGGTCGACCGCGGGGACGGCCTCGTCGTCCGCCTCCGGCGGCTGCTCAGTCGCCCCCGACAACTCCCGAGCCGGCTCCGTAGGCTCCCCCGACGGGTCCGGGAGGTGCTGAGCCGAATAGCCGCCGTCGAGTCGCCGGCCGAGAGCCCCTACGTGCGGGCGTTCCTGATCGTCCCCGGCGCCGCGGTCGCGTTCGGGCTCCTCTCCGCACTGTTCGCGCTCGGTCCGGTGATCGGCTTCTCCGTCGTCGTGTTCGGGTACTGGGGGTTCGCGCTCGTCTCGCGTCCCGTCGCCGCGGTCGTCGCGATGGCGGGGACGACGCTCGTCGGCGTCCTCTACGACGCCCTCCGCGTCCCGGTGGCGTTCGCCGAAGCCTCCCCCTCCTACGGCGTGCCGGGGTGGGCGAACGTCGCGATCCAGGGACACGCGCTCGGGCTCATCGGCGGCGCGCTGGTCGCCGTCGTCCTCCTGCGGCGTCGCGCCCGAGAACAGCCCGACGAGGGCCGCGGCGCGGGCTCGGACGCGGACCCAGACGCAACCGCGGGGCGGTGGCGCTACCACCCCCTCTCGACCGCAGTCGGCGACGACGGCTCCCGCGCGGACGCGACCGAGCGGTCCGCGCTCCTCGTCTTCGGCGCGCTGCTGCTGTTCGGCGCCTCCCGTCGGCTGTGGGCGCTCTACTGGTACCTCGGCAACGAGCGGTACGAACTGTACCGCGCCGTCGGCGTCGGGCTGCTCGCGCTGCTGGCCGCGGTCGTCGCCGTCGCGGCCGTCTCGCGCGACGATCCCCTGTGGCCGACTCGGGCGGTTCCGGAGCCCGAAACGCTCCGAGGGGGAATCCGGTCGGCGACGCCGGCGACGGTCGGACTCCTCCTGCTCGTCGGGGCGCTGGCGGCCGTCGCCGGCCCGGCCGTCGTCCCGAACCTCGTCGCGGTCGACGACGGCGACCTCCCGGGCGACCCGATCGAGGTGGAGGGGTACCAGGTGACGTACGCGGAGGACGTGGAGGACCAGCTCGTGGGCGTTGTTGACGTCGAGGCGTTCGGGCGCTCGACGTCGGTCAACACCTCAGGGGTGATCGTCAGCGACCCGGACCGCGAGATATGGACGACGGCGGTCTCGAAGGGGAACCTCGCGTTCTGGGGGTACCGCGCGGTCGACGTGGGCGGCACCGGCTGGCGCGAGACCGTCTGGGTCCAGCGCGTCGGGTGGGTCGCCGCGAACGGCGGCCCGACCTACCGGGTCGACGCCGTGCGAAACGAGACCAGACGGACGCTGTACGTGAGCGATCCGGCACAAGCGGAGCCGCAGATCGACGGGCGGAACATCAGCGTCGCCGCCGTCGAAGGGGGGTTCGAGATCCGCGTTACCCACGAGAACGCGACCGTGACCGTCCCGCTGCCGGAGGAGGGCACGACCCTGGAGGCGCAGGGCGTCTCCATCGTCCGCGGCGGCGACCGCGTGTACGCGCAGCGCGGCGAGACGCGCGTACGGATCGCGCAGCGGGAGCGGTACGAGGGGCGGCAGTAG
- a CDS encoding RsmB/NOP family class I SAM-dependent RNA methyltransferase: MNPLDRYEPLVDDVDAFRAACDRPLPSVVRTNGIAATPDRVREAFDDEGVAYEPVDWHDGLFRLPDGNPGGNWPYVHGWTHGQEEVSVLPTLALDPQPGERVWDACAAPGSKTTQIADAMDDEGTVVANDNNLGRLSALRHNAERLGITNTIVTNQDARNFSTKPLAFDEFDRALVDAPCSCEGTCRKNPDVLDQWTLGHVDAVAGIQKGILARAVQATRPGGVVVYSTCTFAPEENEAVLDHVLANEDCELVEFDLPLETDPGVTEWDGEAYDESVTRAKRIYPHRNDTGGFFCAKLRVGGEADESASDGEVAA, translated from the coding sequence ATGAATCCGCTCGACCGATACGAGCCGCTCGTCGACGACGTCGACGCGTTCCGGGCGGCGTGCGACCGGCCCCTCCCCTCGGTCGTGCGCACGAACGGCATCGCGGCGACCCCGGACCGCGTCCGTGAGGCGTTCGACGACGAGGGCGTCGCCTACGAGCCGGTCGACTGGCACGACGGCCTCTTCCGGCTCCCGGACGGGAACCCCGGCGGCAACTGGCCGTACGTCCACGGCTGGACGCACGGCCAGGAGGAGGTGTCCGTGCTGCCGACGCTCGCGCTCGACCCGCAGCCGGGCGAGCGCGTCTGGGACGCCTGCGCGGCGCCCGGCAGCAAGACGACCCAGATCGCGGACGCGATGGACGACGAGGGAACGGTCGTCGCCAACGACAACAACCTCGGGCGGCTCTCGGCGCTCCGGCACAACGCCGAGCGGCTGGGGATTACGAATACGATCGTCACGAACCAGGACGCCCGCAACTTCTCGACGAAGCCGCTGGCGTTCGACGAGTTCGACCGCGCGCTCGTGGACGCGCCCTGCTCCTGTGAGGGCACCTGCCGCAAGAACCCGGACGTCTTAGACCAGTGGACGCTCGGCCACGTCGACGCGGTCGCGGGGATCCAGAAGGGGATCCTGGCCCGGGCCGTCCAGGCGACCCGGCCGGGCGGCGTCGTCGTCTACTCCACGTGTACGTTCGCACCCGAGGAGAACGAGGCCGTCCTCGACCACGTCCTCGCGAACGAGGACTGCGAGCTGGTGGAGTTCGACCTGCCGCTCGAAACCGACCCCGGCGTCACCGAGTGGGACGGCGAGGCGTACGACGAGTCGGTGACGCGCGCGAAGCGCATTTATCCGCACCGCAACGACACGGGCGGGTTCTTCTGTGCGAAGTTACGCGTGGGCGGCGAGGCAGATGAGAGCGCGAGCGACGGCGAGGTGGCCGCATGA